From the genome of Lutzomyia longipalpis isolate SR_M1_2022 chromosome 2, ASM2433408v1, one region includes:
- the LOC129788437 gene encoding ras suppressor protein 1 yields the protein MNTAPVSCIPVSNKMSKVKKILAEAREAQNREIDLVDLNIATIEECPSLLSLTYITRLTLSHNKIRELPPGLANLTNLEIINLSNNHLKELPVSLSSMPKLRILNVSINRLDSLPRGFGAFPVIEVLDLSYNNLNENTLPGNFFMMETLRALYLGDNDFEYLPKEIGNLKNLQILGLRDNDLLELPREIGELTRLRELHIQNNRLTLLPPEVAKLDLLGNKSVMKMEENPWVPHINEQYLLGISHVLDYIKSEAYRILYNRHMAAGRSGLTVPPKGDKSKKASRARS from the exons ATGAATACAGCTCCAGTGTCATGTATACCAGTGTCAAACAAGATGTCCAAGGTGAAGAAAATCCTCGCAGAGGCTCGAGAGGCTCAAAATCGGGAGATTGATCTCGTTGATCTCAATATTGCCACCATTGAAGAATGCCCCAGCCTAC TGAGCTTAACTTACATCACAAGATTGACGCTGAGCCACAATAAAATCCGTGAATTGCCACCTGGTTTGGCAAATCTCACCAATTTGGAGATCATCAATCTCTCCAACAACCACCTGAAGGAGCTTCCGGTGTCGTTGTCCTCAATGCCAAAGCTGAGGATACTTAATGTGTCGATTAATCGCCTGGATTCACTCCCAAGGGGTTTTGGGGCATTCCCTGTAATTGAAGTGCTCGATTTGTCGTACAACAACCTCAATGAGAATACCCTTCCGGGGAATTTCTTCATGATGGAAACCCTCAGGGCTCTCTATCTCGGTGACAATGATTTTGAATATCTTCCCAAGGAAATTGGGAATCTTAAAAATCTCCAAATT ctTGGACTTCGAGATAACGACCTTTTGGAGCTTCCTCGTGAAATTGGGGAACTAACTCGACTACGAGAGCTCCATATTCAGAACAATCGCTTAACACTTCTTCCACCTGAAGTGGCCAAACTCGACTTGCTGGGAAATAAATCAGTGATGAAGATGGAAGAAAATCCTTGGGTGCCACACATAAATGAGCAATACCTTCTTGGCATAAGTCACGTACTGGACTACATTAAATCCGAAGCATACAGGAT aCTCTACAATCGTCATATGGCAGCTGGACGTAGTGGTCTTACTGTCCCACCTAAGGGTGATAAGAGCAAGAAAGCCTCACGCGCAAGGTCCTAA
- the LOC129788444 gene encoding carbonic anhydrase 2, with protein sequence MSVSWGYTETNGPEKWPEWFPSASGHRQSPINITTAASKQDGDLKSQPLRWKYVPENTRSLVNPGYCWRVDVNGKGSELTGGPLGSDKYVLEQFHCHWGCSDNKGSEHTVDGLSYAGELHLVHWNQTKYPSFDEAARQPDGLAVLAVFLKRGKHHSNLDKIVQLMPFITHKGDRVTLPTPLDPGTFLPATSPGYWTYLGSLTTPPCSESVIWIVFKEPIEVSEDQLNAFRKLRCHDVCEDTATSFTNGLVINNYRPPLPMGNRELREVGRH encoded by the exons ATGAGCGTCTCTTGGGGCTACACCGAAACTAATG GTCCCGAGAAGTGGCCAGAGTGGTTCCCATCGGCATCTGGGCATCGTCAATCACCCATCAACATCACCACGGCGGCAAGTAAGCAGGATGGTGATCTCAAGTCCCAACCACTGCGCTGGAAGTATGTTCCGGAGAATACGCGGAGTCTCGTGAATCCTGGCTATTGCTGGCGTGTGGATGTCAATGGGAAGGGTTCAGAACTAACCGGGGGTCCCCTGGGGAGCGATAAGTACGTCCTGGAGCAATTTCACTGCCACTGGGGTTGCTCCGATAACAAAGGGTCTGAGCACACCGTTGATGGGCTCTCGTATGCTGGAGAATTGCATCTTGTGCACTGGAATCAAACCAAGTATCCCTCATTCGATGAGGCTGCTCGTCAACCCGATGGCCTAGCTGTCCTGGCAGTATTTCTCAAA CGCGGAAAGCACCACTCGAACCTGGACAAGATCGTGCAGTTGATGCCCTTTATCACTCACAAAGGCGATAGA GTAACTCTTCCCACTCCCCTGGATCCAGGAACCTTCCTGCCAGCCACATCTCCTGGCTACTGGACCTACCTGGGCTCCTTGACGACTCCTCCATGCTCTGAGTCGGTCATCTGGATCGTCTTCAAGGAACCCATTGAGGTGTCTGAGGATCAACTCAATGCCTTCCGCAAGCTACGTTGTCACGACGTTTGCGAAGATACAGCAACCTCCTTCACGAATGGCCTGGTTATCAACAACTACCGTCCACCACTACCCATGGGGAACCGTGAGCTCCGCGAAGTTGGACGccactaa